From a single Brassica rapa cultivar Chiifu-401-42 chromosome A01, CAAS_Brap_v3.01, whole genome shotgun sequence genomic region:
- the LOC117126916 gene encoding secreted RxLR effector protein 161-like: MERIPYASVVGSLNYVQTCTRPDINFAVGMLGRYQSNPGMDHWKAAKKVLRYLQGTKENMLTYRRSDQLEVIGYSDSDYAGCVDSRKSTFGYLFLLARGAISWKSGKQSVIATSTMEAEFVACFEATIHALWLRNFISGLRIVDTIAKPLRIYCDNSAAVFFLKNDKYSKGDKHMELKYLSVKEEVQKQRVSFEHIRTDMMVADSLTKGLPPKAFNGHVERMGIIDKALLF; this comes from the coding sequence ATGGAAAGAATTCCCTATGCATCGGTGGTTGGGAGTTTGAACTATGTTCAAACATGTACTCGACCTGATATCAACTTTGCTGTTGGAATGTTGGGTCGCTATCAAAGTAATCCCGGAATGGACCATTGGAAAGCGGCAAAGAAGGTTCTCAGGTACTTGCAAGGCACCAAAGAGAACATGCTTACATATAGGAGATCTGATCAGCTGGAAGTCATTGGATATTCAGATTCAGACTATGCCGGATGCGTTGATAGCAGAAAATCGACGTTTGGCTACTTGTTCCTATTAGCTAGGGGAGCAATATCATGGAAGAGTGGAAAGCAGTCTGTCATTGCTACTTCCACTATGGAGGCTGAATTTGTGGCATGCTTTGAGGCCACAATTCATGCACTATGGCTGCGGAACTTTATCTCAGGGCTTCGGATTGTCGACACTATAGCCAAGCCGCTGAGAATTTACTGCGATAATTCTGCAGCTGTCTTCTTTTTGAAGAATGACAAGTACTCGAAGGGTGATAAGCACATGGAGTTAAAGTACCTGTCTGTTAAAGAAGAAGTTCAGAAACAGAGAGTGTCATTCGAGCACATAAGGACGGACATGATGGTAGCGGATTCGCTAACTAAAGGTTTACCACCCAAGGCGTTCAATGGCCATGTAGAACGTATGGGTATTATAGATAAGGCTTTGCTATTTTAG
- the LOC103836210 gene encoding uncharacterized protein LOC103836210, whose product MEVCDASDNAHWRLGGGRIRVFQDIIEQIQERPVPVNDLGPDIVLWKHNQNDYKEFFSATRTWEQIRVRRERVDWSTVVWFTQAVPRFSFITWLAIKDRLSTGERMRVWGLHQECLLCGERNETRDHLFFACPYSYMVWLRVTGRLFGTRITPDWQDTVARIRYDRRSKLDTVLVRMVFQMTVYHIWRERNVRRHGKAWIPYEKLTSQIDKTMRNRISSLKYSYGDKLAGLMRRWFEVTM is encoded by the exons ATGGA GGTATGTGACGCATCTGATAACGCACATTGGAGACTAGGAGGAGGAAGGATCCGTGTCTTCCAGGATATTATTGAGCAGATTCAAGAACGACCTGTACCTGTTAATGACCTAGGTCCAGACATTGTTCTGTGGAAGCATAATCAGAATGATTATAAGGAGTTTTTTTCAGCTACTAGGACTTGGGAACAAATCAGAGTCAGACGTGAGAGAGTGGATTGGAGCACTGTGGTATGGTTCACGCAGGCTGTTCCTAGATTCTCTTTTATTACTTGGCTTGCAATAAAGGATCGGCTGTCTACAGGAGAACGTATGAGGGTGTGGGGTTTACATCAGGAGTGCTTGCTGTGTGGGGAGAGGAATGAGACTAGAGACCATCTATTTTTTGCATGTCCTTACAGCTATATGGTTTGGCTACGAGTGACGGGAAGACTTTTTGGTACTCGTATAACACCAGATTGGCAGGATACTGTTGCAAGGATACGCTATGATCGACGGTCAAAGCTGGATACAGTCCTTGTCCGAATGGTCTTTCAAATGACAGTTTACCATATTTGGAGGGAGAGGAATGTAAGGAGACATGGGAAAGCTTGGATACCTTATGAGAAGCTGACCTCTCAGATCGATAAGACTATGAGGAACAGAATCTCTTCTCTGAAATATTCCTATGGGGATAAGCTAGCAGGACTGATGAGGCGTTGGTTTGAAGTGACGATGTGA
- the LOC103834073 gene encoding ras-related protein RABG3b, translating into MFVYLCALDLGHCWEREIIISCCVLVYDVNYLKSFDSIEVQIVVAGVEKKARQWCAHIAITKENYNVDELFLCITKLALANEGDQHIYFQGIPESGSEPEQRGGCAF; encoded by the exons ATGTTTGTGTATCTGTGTGCTTTAGATTTGGGACACTGTTGGGAAAGAGAGATTATTATCTCTTGTTGTGTGCTTGTTTATGATGTTAACTACCTCAAGTCATTTGATTCTATAGAGGTGCAGATTGTTGTAGCAG GTGTAGAGAAGAAAGCTAGACAATGGTGTGCTCACATTGCTATTACGAAAGAAAATTACAATGTAGATGAATTATTCTTGTGCATCACAAAACTTGCCCTGGCCAATGAGGGTGACCAACATAT ATATTTCCAGGGGATTCCAGAGTCTGGTTCGGAGCCTGAGCAAAGAGGAGGATGTGCTTTCTGA